GCAACTATTCTTCAGGTATTTGTGCCTTTACATCAAATTTGACATCAAAGTTACTAGAAGTGTGATTTCATTTTAGGAGGCAAACACTTAAAACGATGTGCTATACGGACACAAAATTTACCAAACTGCAGCCAAACTGGCCAGTTGGTAAGTGAATCTCCATATGCCACGAAACGTACTTCATATCGGCTGATGAATAAATTAAAAAGAACGAAGAAATAAAGTTTCCCGAATGATGAAGCAAATATCAGTTCCAACGAAGTTATGTCATGTGATGACAATGCTGAACAACAAACCTTAGATGATACGTCTACACTTTATCAGTTGAAAAACGATACATATTCAGTACAGGCAGAAGAAGATCCTGTTTCAGTGCACGCTAAAAATGTTACACTGAATGATGCTAGAATAGGTGAAAATGCATATAACACGTTTTGTCCAGAAACTGAGCCAATTGATATTCACGATTTAAGTGAGAAACTCAACACCCGCAACATAATTCTTTCAGATTTATTGATAACTGATCAGAATGTAAACACTTGGACGGGGATTCCATCTTTAGCTATCTTACAAGAATTGTGCTATTCCGTCAAGCAGTTGGAGACAGTATATCCGAACAAATTCTCGATGCATTGCACTGATCGATTAATTTTGACTATgacaaaaatcaaacaaaatttatCGTTTGCAGCCTTAAGCACGCTTTTTCGTATTCATTCAGCCACTGTAGCAACATATTTTTGTCATACTGTGCATATGTTGGGCCAAATCCTCGCAACATTTATTTATATGCCGGAAAAGAGTGAAATCAAGAATAATATACCAATCTGCTTCAGAGAAAGCTTTCAAAATATAACTATTATACTAGATTGCACAGAAGTTCCGATAGCAACTCTCAAATACCTCAATTGTAGAATTACAACCTATTCACCATATAAATCTACGAGAACATCTAAGTTTTTAGTAGGAGTTACTCCAGCGGGTCTCATTTCATATACGAGTAAGGCATATTCCGGTAAAGCATCCGACAAGTTTATCTTTAACCATGGAAAGTTAATAGATGATCTGAAGCCACATATAGATGAAGTGATGACTGACAAAGGGTTTGCAATAGATACAGAATTGTCTACACGAGGGATCAAGTTGCATATTCCaccatttttaagaaaaaatcgaTTGTCACCAACTGAAGCCCATTTGAATGAAGCAATCGCTAAAGTCCGAATTCACATTGAGCGTATAATGGCGAggataaaaatattcaaaattttacaCGAAAGACTGGAAGCTGGTATCTTAGGACACATAGATAATATCATGTCAATTATATGCGGGATAGTGAATTTTAGCAAACCTATATTAAAAGacgacaaattttgaaaaatgcatatttaaattttaaaaaatttagaaCTATCGAAGGGAACTTCAATAACAATAAAATCATCGTCCCTTTTTGAATACACAACAAAGTCACACATCTCACATTGTAGTACCCACATATTCATCTGAACCTGACAGAAATAGGCGTGTCGTTTATTTAGCGTGAACCCTCCTGTCTCAGAACGGTGTATATATTTTCGAACAGCATTGTTTTTCTGTAGCTCTTCTATTCCTACAGTTTCTCCTGCTAAAGGGCACTTGATTTCAACGACCAACCGATTCATTGGATCGACACCATCAGGCGACGATGCAAACCAGCATTCACCTGGTTTAACAACTATTCCGCACTTTTTTACCAGTGAATTCCTTTTCGTCTTATAGCTATTCAAAGCCAACGCCTCGGTTTTTATGCCGTACGTTACAGCACGAACCTTCAATGTTATCATGTTCCAATAACTCTCGATATTCTCGCCCAATCCGGATTCGCATTGTGCAGGTAAGTGTATAATTTATAACACGAGCTTGCCGTGATTCGCAACGATCGCTGAATCTTCCAATAGTTTGAAAATTGTCTTTGGGTTTCTTCTGTGATACGCAGAATACTTTGCAAATCTCGTGCTACATTGCTATTGTAGTAAACTTCTTCTTGAGGAGTTTCAAACGGTGCGCTCTCAATAGTGACATCGATTGTGCTGGGAGAAATCCAAGGTGAAATTAGTTCTTGCAGTTCCTTAGTTGAACAGAACAAGTCGTCATTCGTATTTTGAAAAACACGACTGCTTTGTGCGACCGATGGATTCAAGTATCTACCATCCCGATGTTTTTGAATAGCAGATCCTTTAGCAACTGCAAATAAAcgaataatttatatttatgcTTTAGCAAGAATCGAAAACATTCCTAGAATTATTTCATCAAGTATTCTAATGAAGGAAAAACTGGCTTGAAGTGATCATAAATTCGTATAAATCACAAAAATAAAATGCACTCACCATTCAGAGTTCTGCTAAAACAGTCACCTAAAATATTGTTCCTACGCTCGATGTCTGTTGGTTGATGTAATTTCGCACGACGCACATAGCATAATTCGGAAATGGGTTTTGCATTCCATAGAACGTTTTTTCCGCTTTCGCTGTTCCCCAAACCTGGGCTGCATCGGTACATGTAATACAtttgattaatggtcagctgcatcccaataggaggtatcccatgtcgggcacatgtacagagcatcgaagactgcaacataccaattatgagaacacttgtaatactaacctcgagccaaccgtgagtaatcggttacatattactaacatagttgtaagcaaacattgtcgaaatattgaactcccggccccgttaggctgacgccatatgagccttaataaaaatatatattttggataaaaaaataaaaaaaattaaaaatgtaatACATTCAGCTTTACCCGACCTGGAAgaatattattataattatgGTTCTACAGTTcacaaaaatacatacatacatgTTTAAATGCAAAAGGCATGCAACTATGTGTTTGCATCGGTTTGTGCCTGCCTTGCATGAACATCTTAAGATCCAGTTCTCAATACCTTCACCAATCCTCAATTCAACTTCATGAGGAACATGGTTCGGATGAGATGACTGTCGAACATAGCCAACAAATTCAATGTACTCCGGACCTCTTTTTTTGTACCCGATGCACTTAATGTGTTGCACTTCAAATACAgcagatccttctcgtatcggccgaaCAGAATCCCCGACATAATCAATTATATCAATCAGCTTAAtagtgatatcgatttcatcgccatTATCTACAGCATAAGCTTCTGGAAAATATTCGAAGTTAATACTCATAATCTGTATGCATCATCAAACCTAAAATttccgaagattatctatgactttggtaaaATCGCTTGTTGAAACCATcggcaatatacaaaacaataattttctaaccatatactgacgacatttagtGGCTGAAATGAacctaaataaaaataaaattaataattacgaccgAATCGCGCTTTTCAGTGCATAAAATAAAcatacaccctcacttttgtggttctgagctctaatgtagatgtcgcatgagctgattcagctttgcgtaaagccgggttcagacggtgcgagtaagcatacgagtcggtctagtcagttactgcagtgcagctactcacaccgtgtgaacacatcatgccagttattgtcatgtgtgatccggcgtgcgagctacttcaaagttttttgaatttactcgcacttgcatgcttcacaacgtcaaaaacagaatttagcgttcgaatcagtgatgccaaatgtaatgaaatgtctctatttttaagatatttgaaaatatgtgaagatatttatagacttgaaaattattggaaaaacaaataaaaccctcatagtttctaaacgaaataattgttatttcgttttgcacgctggcggggcacgctttctttttgagatagttttcttgagaatctctaatatagaatcattatcagatcacaacttacaaaaaaaagtattgttctaagaaacagaatacatattcgatttaaaaaagtacattttcattcattattaaaatttttgaagcgtatttattgcacctgcaaatcgactatcattttcatttcacaaaataaataaaattaaaaaaaaaatcttttagactaccatttataacatcacatcctttcggaattatctgagctatggatgttttcgagattctaaaaaatatcgacaacaatcccaacgatattccaaaacaaaggcacatcaatgtcatttctaatttaactcttgcaggtacagcatccctcatgactgtatcttggcgttgtattcgtggagcaattaaatccaacagttttttcacttgttcaggtgttattatcaacactgctctgtaatctcggggatcctcatcgtagagttccttcaatattgtatttgttgctccttttctttgcatctaattcctggcccgaatccttttctctttctgctttttcggatagtaccttcagttcaaagaaattcagcacaaagtatgtatttttaaacacgatcagcgtttgttttgctataaaattgtgtgatgatacattcaactgaaaacctaagatgaaaactgccaataaagaagtcgattttggaccaatcatttgacaaattcggacctgattgctgtttctgactatttgatggacatttgaaaagtcgcctggcatccctggtaaacccgtgccgtagtatctagtttctcgccagcagctcacactgtgtgaacggacaaggcgagtcaaccaattgtcaagcgagtccaccgggtcagtagctgctcattgtcaagtcagctactagcaacgtataaatgggccttaaattcgtcaattggcgatctaacgtacaaatttacacctaggcggcgctgcggtgaaagtgatgacggtttaaattttgcaatgtgagtttatggaaggcttgtagttctttccataaatcacaATATTATAGTCATAAagaattatttgattgcgattagtttgtaagaaatttaattctgcgcaattttatatataacatgttatttaactATCTCTTtaagtagtgaaaattgtataaatgttgacaatggttgaatcaaaaaagaaaattcgagagcacaatcaaaaacaagttgaaaaatgcctGTTTCctacatgtgagaactaccttcgaAATACCGGAAgtgaaatatacgtgatttgattggcgatctaacgcaaaacgtaaacgatcggtgagacatctggattttgtttttgaactaagaaaatgatgctaatgtaacctaaaactcaaaaacaaaacaagtatattttacttccgggctttccaaggtagttctcacatgcaggaatcgtgcattcttctacttgtgtttgattgtgctctcgaatttccttctttaattcaaccattgtcaacatttttatagttttcactactaaaagaggtaaataaataacatgttatatataaaattgcgcagaattaaatttcttacaaactcatcgcaatcaaataatcttttatgattataaaattgtaatttatggaaagaactacaaacctgccataagctcacatggcaaaatttaaaaccatcattactttcaccgcagcgccacctatgtgtagatttgtacgttagatcgccaattacagagtcagtttggaactaacccatttaaaaaacgaattcgctataaattTCGATTATAGCGAAGCTTTTTTCGACCCCACGTCTACGGCTTAGAATGAAACAGACAATTGTAAAGTTCCAACGTAATCAAACAGCTGATTTTGACATCGAATGCGTCATCTACTTTTTTAGCAAAATAAATTGTATTCAGGTTTGAAATTTTCACTTCATCTAATGAGAAATTGTACAATTTTAAGATATTGAACATGGGAGATAAAACAGGAAACCCGTACGACATGGACAGTGCAGGTTTTGATCCGGACCGTTATCTACAGAAATTGTTGAAGGTTTGTTTACATTCTCGATTTGAACCAAACATTAATTCAATGTTTCTTTCCAGGAATGTTCGCTTAAACAAATTATGGATACCGAGACGGTTATCGTCCGTCAAACACAAACATTACATAGCGATATGCAAACGCTGGTTTACGAAAACTATAACAAATTTATTTCGGCTACCGACACAATCCGGAAAATGAAGACTGATTTCAAAAGTATGGAGACTGAAATGAATTTACTGGTGTCAAATATGGCCACGATTACCGAATTCAGCGAAAAAATAACAGATACACTGCAAGAAACGAGAAGTCAGCTGACGAGGCTTTCTGGCAAACATCAGCTATTGAAGAAACTTCAATTTTTGTCCTCTCTTCCGGCTAAGCTTAAAACATTAATAGAAGAGGGAAACTATCACCAAGCAGTACAGGACTATGCCCATGCACAAACAGTGTTACAGCAGTACGGTAATCAACCGTCATTCCAGGGGATCCAGAAAGATTGCATCAAAATTCTGGGCGACTTAAAAATGCTGCTTAAGCAAGAATTCCAGAAGACAGGGAGAAGTGCACAATCATTGACCGAAATTGGTGAATTATTACTACAGCTTGATGAGAAGCCGTCAGATTTGGCAAAAGAGATGCTGGAACATGCCACCAAAAGGCTACATGAGCAGATAGTGATGCTTCAAGATCAAACTGACCGTGATATGATCGAGTTTATCGATTTAGGAATCGAAGGTTTCCTAAATGATCTGACACTGGTTATAAGTTCGTACAACGACATGTTTTTGACAAAGCATATTGAACAGGAAGCCGATGATTTTGAGGAGACCGCGAGGattgatttgaataattttgttaATAGAAATATTGACGAATATTTATCGTTGGTTCAAGACCGTGCCGAGGTTGAAATAGGCCATGGGGATTCGCAAATAATTTTGCGAGGGCTGGACCGTCTTCACCGACGTTTGACCGCGATGAAATCCCTGTGTCGCGCTGTGGATATGAGCAAGTCCGGCATTGACATAATCATTAATGCCGCCTACCATCTTTGTAAAGCCCATATGAAATCTCTTAAAGATCACTTTTCTGATAATTTGAGCTCCATTAGACTGGCGTTGGTTTCTGTTAAATCAGATACTTCTTCCTCCTCGTCCAATTCTCCTCTAGCTGGTTTGAAAGACCTGATTTCTAATCTATACGTTTCAACGATGGAGAAAGTGAAGGGACTGTTACAAGATTTGCTGATTTTTCTACAGTCCGATTGGTCGTTTAATCTCAAAACGGACGCCAAAGGAGCAGCTTGTATTGAGGGAATCCGAGAGAATTTGTTGGTTGGGTTTTTGCGACACATATCCAACACCATGAATGGATTTGGTAATAACAATTCCTCTAGTCCCACTCTGCTGCTTATTCTTTCTAAAATGTGTTTGGAAATGGACAAGAAAGGAGTTCATGTTCTGGTAAGATCAATATTTGGAATCCGATTTTGTACAAAAAGGACAAATCTTCAATATCTGCTGTCTTTTCAGATTTCGCTAGCAGATGAACTGTATGACATTGATTCGGAGAATAGCACCACTCTGGTTCATGAAACCGAGCTTTGCTCGGAAATGCGCGATTCAGCACAAAATCTTCTGGATTCATACGTTCGTCTCCAAGGGCTGAACCTATCTCAAATGCTGCGTAAAAGCGTCGAAACTCGGGACTGGCTGAATTGTTTAGAGCCACGATCAGTTCGGGCAGTAATGAAGCGCGTAGTGGAAGAACTTTCAGTGATCGATAGTGTTCTCGGAGAGTTGTACGACAGTAACGATTTGCGGACAGCAGCGAGCAGTGATTCCAGTCGGAAAACCCATTTCAGCATGACAACTTCGAAGCAGTCTCAGTATCGTTCGACCTGGTCCACATATACTCCATCCCAGATGGACAGCAGTTTCGTTTCGAATATACACCGACTGTTTTCGGAGAAAATCGAGATTTTCAGCTCGGTGGAATTTTCGAAAGTTTCAATCATAACAGGCATCATCAAGATATGCTTGAAGACGCTGCTGGAATGCGTTCGTTTGCGGACCTTCAGCAAGTATGGTCTGCAGCAGATTCAGGTCGATGCACATTATTTGCAAATGAATTTATGGCGGTTTGTCTCGGATGAGAAGTGAGTCGATACAGCTCTGGGCTTGATGTATTTAATGAATATTATTCTTTCAGTCTGATACATGTCCTGTTGGATGAGATACTGGGGTCGGCAGTATTGCGGTGTTTGGAACCAATTTTAATGGAACCGAATGCGGTGGAAATAATTTGTGAACGAAATTAGACGTACATTCCATCTTTATTGAGGTACTTATATGGTGAATAGTGATAATGTTTACACCCTGATATTGTTTTATCGACATGGTCATATTAGGCAGTATTTAACTTAATGCTGTTTGGAACATTCGGATATAGGTATAGAAAACTTCTTGTATTCAGGCTGTAATCTTGCGATATAATTTGCATTCGGAAAACCACAATTCTCTCTCTAACAGGGAAGTTGGATTTCAGAGGAATCTCTAGTAAATGAATTATTCGTCACTATTTATTCGCCGCACGGAATAGAGCGGAATAATTAGTTGATGTTCTTTGAATAAGTCtatatcgataaaaaaaatatgattgtgGGAACCCGTATAACAGTATAACACGAGTAATATATGCATACACATTTAATTGAATTAATGTTTATCCTTGGTTTATCCATATAGCAAAAGAAAGAAATCCatgttttttcttaaaaattttCACACAGATTGAGAATCATAACCAATGGAATATCTTCCGTATTTATACACTCTCATAGCTGCAAATTGTCATGACGATGGTCACAATTACTCGGTGtattcgaacgccgagtgctgaGAACAATAAACGGCGGTGTACTGGAAAACGGAGTATGaatcacgaactggcgcaactttATGGCGAACCCATCCCATCTGGAAAGTCGCCAACACCGGACGAGTGCGATGGACGGGatatgttgcaagattgccgaaTAGCAGCCCCGTAAAGATGGTGTGCCCATCAAATCCGGTGAGGACAAGAAGAACAGAAGCTTGACAAGAATCGGTGTGGCCCGAATTTGGAAAATGGCAGCCATTGACCGTGTTTATTGGTGAAACCATGTTGTGATAGTTGCCCTGTcgatatatgaaaaatatgtgATTAAATATCTAAGTGAAACAACGTATGTATTTTATAAAATGGACtgatttcggatggcgatggaaaaaaaaacaaattttccttaaatccgTCGATTATTAAGTcttctacaaaaatacaaaaatactcgATGAATACTGGAACATTTTAAGGGGGGACTTCGGTctggaaaaacgaaaaaaaacgattttttctgcatttttaaacgcgtttttctagaaaccatttttttcaactggtggtatcgatatctcaggatctacttgaTTGATTTGGCAGAAATTTTTCATCAGcatataaaaattaattatctaaaacGTTACAtatccgttttttgatatctcatttttccgattttttgtgaGCTCTAAACAAAGATTTTTCATGGAAAATaactaatttaaaataaaaatggccgccacctttcaatttttcgaattttcaaaaacccttaTGTAGCGTtctaggtattgtcctaaattttcaaaatattcattggaattcgttctgcgacatccCGTTGCTtcggaaccgataccaccagcaaggcaTCAATTTTCAGACAGcgtctacgcatccagctgttaacagcgtaataatcattattcgtgcactctaAAAAATCGCAAGAGggctgtgtccgagacacgaccgcagagttgacgtaggattcgctaggaacaaaagttccccctactttcatgtagttgcaatgtcgatttccccccggcagcttggtttgtgccgaaatcgattgacgtaaaaatttcatcaatccatcatgaattgactgagcaataagcatttaaaattggacaattttcacgatgtgctcgatttttgattttcaatttgtaccccattatgttcccgaaagacgtaatcctacgtcaaaagggaaaatacatcttcaaatataccttagggactgtccacataccacgtggacaactttaggggggataGGGGTTACAAAAATGCTTGTCCACCGTGAAGGGGGAGTGGGTTTAAatgatgtccacgtggacacgttagatgactattaaaaaaaacaatcactTCTGTATTCAACAATACGGGAAATCTATTCTGCATTTCCAAGAAAAGCCAGAGCTTTGCGCAGTGACGATATAGTAACCAATTAGGTTTTACcaaggtgcgattattgctagttcaaaaaagaaaagccatatttatcaataaaaaggTTGAACTGTCTGATAGTCgaacatcaatttttttatatcgttGAACTTCCTTCCTAAATGTGTATTCTGAGAATAACGTACATGAACTGAGAGCGATCGATTTTCTTTCATTTGTTTTAGAAAGTCATTGATGAAGTTTTTGCGAAAATGGAGCATGAACAACATGTTTTATGGGTGCACAGACCGTATCTCTGAATAAGTGTCCTTAGTAATGACGACAATCTTCGTTGAAATGTAATATTTGATAGAACACACttctattgggttgtccgggtgATAATCAAATCGAGATGCAGATCAAGAATAATTCTCAGTACACGACATATGAAATAGCAGAATCattaaaaatatgtaattcTATGAGTGAACCTGGAACCTGGTGAACATTGTTTACGTAAAACGCTGCGTTTCAGACTATTTGACTGAAAAACATTTAATAGATCGTGTCTTCATCAGCGACTCGCTTTATAAACGCAACGAAAACTCGCAGTTTTCAAGCAAATCGTGATGGGCGATGAAAAGTTTAATCCTTTACAACAATTTTGAACGTAAAAAATCTTTGCGGCAAGCAAAATGAACCTCAATTATTTATCCCCAAAGCCGATCTTTACTTGGAGGAAGTCGTTCTTTGAGATGGGATGTCGAATTGGGAATTCTGTTTTATGAATTTAGAAGGAATCGACAGCAACTGGAGATGGTAGCCCTAAGTCTGGAGAAGACGTACAACCAGGATTTAACTAGTTCTGAAGACATTGACAGACTGGGGGATAGACAATCTTCTGCACATTGTGAAAAACTCCGCGTCAGCTCAACAAACTGGTGTACCTCAAGATTCCATCTTGGTGTTCGTATTCATCTTTGCGGACGACAACTTTTTAGTACAACAGGGAAGCGTTCAGGAGTCAAAATATACAACGAACGCATCCCTCGCCGTAGATCGTTGGAAATACGGAGAGTGGAGGTCAACTGCAACCTGAATTTCCAGCACCATGTCGACGAGTTGAGGAATAACTGTGTCTCCCGgtttaatttgttttgaatcaTTACCAAACCTCAACGGAGTAATAACCGGATGATCCGTTTACGGGTGGTCAAAGATGATCTCTAACTGACGTGTATTATCTTTGATCTGCTACCATCAATAGCAACAGCCTCGGTATGTGCTGAAGTAGGGGAACCTCCGTTTGATATTCCATGAACGCGGCGAAAATCTCTAGAACCGTGAGTCTctacaaaaaaatcaactgtctttacaaaaaataatcaATAGGTGACACACTCCAACCCCCCATCGATAGCTGAACAATTTGGTTTGGGGCCAATGGAAAGGCTGGTGGTCCGAGTGGAAAACACCATCAGAAACAACTTCCGATCTGGGACGAGCTCAGTGGGCCTGAAGCAAACATTTGTCGAATTTCACGAATTTCATCTCACGAAAATTGTCCGTTGAAGCGGCTTGAAGCCGAAGGCGTGGAATCGATGAGGGAGCAGTGATTCCTGTCCAGACTAAAAActggccactacaaaatatcACATAACGTCAACAGAAGATTCTCTTTGCGATCTGCACTTTGCACTTTGACGGAAAATATGACCAGTGGGAATAATTTAAAGTGATGTTTAGGGATGTGGTGGACAGTTCAAGTGACCCACCGCGTATAAAGCTCTACCACTTGAAAAAGTTGGGGATGCAGCAGGCACAATTGACGCAAAAACCATCTCGGATGGTAATTATGACCGTGCTTGGGAAGTTTAGGCAGAAAGGTTTGAAGACAAAAGGCGAAtggggggggtcttcgtagccacttggttacgcgttcgcttaccaagcgatcgatcgtgagtttcaaactcagggccctcaattgaccatctttgtgttgttatagaataactacgtccacgcaaccatcatcagcgatggaga
The Toxorhynchites rutilus septentrionalis strain SRP chromosome 2, ASM2978413v1, whole genome shotgun sequence genome window above contains:
- the LOC129766704 gene encoding uncharacterized protein LOC129766704, translated to MSCDDNAEQQTLDDTSTLYQLKNDTYSVQAEEDPVSVHAKNVTLNDARIGENAYNTFCPETEPIDIHDLSEKLNTRNIILSDLLITDQNVNTWTGIPSLAILQELCYSVKQLETVYPNKFSMHCTDRLILTMTKIKQNLSFAALSTLFRIHSATVATYFCHTVHMLGQILATFIYMPEKSEIKNNIPICFRESFQNITIILDCTEVPIATLKYLNCRITTYSPYKSTRTSKFLVGVTPAGLISYTSKAYSGKASDKFIFNHGKLIDDLKPHIDEVMTDKGALDFNDQPIHWIDTIRRRCKPAFTWFNNYSALFYQ
- the LOC129767396 gene encoding vacuolar protein sorting-associated protein 51 homolog; the protein is MGDKTGNPYDMDSAGFDPDRYLQKLLKECSLKQIMDTETVIVRQTQTLHSDMQTLVYENYNKFISATDTIRKMKTDFKSMETEMNLLVSNMATITEFSEKITDTLQETRSQLTRLSGKHQLLKKLQFLSSLPAKLKTLIEEGNYHQAVQDYAHAQTVLQQYGNQPSFQGIQKDCIKILGDLKMLLKQEFQKTGRSAQSLTEIGELLLQLDEKPSDLAKEMLEHATKRLHEQIVMLQDQTDRDMIEFIDLGIEGFLNDLTLVISSYNDMFLTKHIEQEADDFEETARIDLNNFVNRNIDEYLSLVQDRAEVEIGHGDSQIILRGLDRLHRRLTAMKSLCRAVDMSKSGIDIIINAAYHLCKAHMKSLKDHFSDNLSSIRLALVSVKSDTSSSSSNSPLAGLKDLISNLYVSTMEKVKGLLQDLLIFLQSDWSFNLKTDAKGAACIEGIRENLLVGFLRHISNTMNGFGNNNSSSPTLLLILSKMCLEMDKKGVHVLISLADELYDIDSENSTTLVHETELCSEMRDSAQNLLDSYVRLQGLNLSQMLRKSVETRDWLNCLEPRSVRAVMKRVVEELSVIDSVLGELYDSNDLRTAASSDSSRKTHFSMTTSKQSQYRSTWSTYTPSQMDSSFVSNIHRLFSEKIEIFSSVEFSKVSIITGIIKICLKTLLECVRLRTFSKYGLQQIQVDAHYLQMNLWRFVSDENLIHVLLDEILGSAVLRCLEPILMEPNAVEIICERN